The genome window ATCACCTCCTTTTATCAAAAAGAAAAGCCTCCGAAGAAGATTTCTTTGGAGGCTTTTTAAATATTATGATCGTCTAACTAGCTTTATAATTTGATACAACGCGGTTAGGGTATTTATTGCCAAGGTTTGGGATACAGTTTTTCAACGATCTTTATATACCTTCTTTTTGCTTCAGCTTTAGATATGGATTGTACTTGAATAAGGGCGTTCATTTTAAAGGCGCTTCTCAAATCATTTGATTCAAAACTACGGTTACTCACATAAGGTTCGTTAATGGCTCGCTTGTAATACGCATACAAATGTAGTTGTAGGTCTGGTGGCACTAAAGATTGTTCTTCAGAGGACGCTTTAGCGAAAGCGTTATTAAAATCAATATCAAGTTCTTTTTCTGTCATCTAGAAAGTAGCCAGTACGGTTTCTCCTCCTTTTACCTTTTGATTCAATTCTACGGTAATTAGCGTGTCTACAGGTAGATAAACATCTACGCGGCTTCCAAATTTAATAAAACCGCTGTCATTTCCTTGTATAATAGTCTGGTTTTCTTCAGCATAGTTAACAATGCGCTTAGCAAGTGCTCCAGCAATCTGGCGGTACATCACCTGTATTTTATTCTTGTGATTAATCACTACAGTGG of Nonlabens sp. Ci31 contains these proteins:
- a CDS encoding acyl-CoA-binding protein, translated to MTEKELDIDFNNAFAKASSEEQSLVPPDLQLHLYAYYKRAINEPYVSNRSFESNDLRSAFKMNALIQVQSISKAEAKRRYIKIVEKLYPKPWQ